In Hypanus sabinus isolate sHypSab1 unplaced genomic scaffold, sHypSab1.hap1 scaffold_499, whole genome shotgun sequence, the following proteins share a genomic window:
- the LOC132389204 gene encoding zinc finger protein 436-like, with translation MADQRVHTGEGPFTCSDCGKGFSKSSHLLKHQSVHTGEKPFTCSDCGKGYTRSFQLKAHRRLHTGERPYICFLCGKGFTQLSNLKAHESVHIGERPFICSDCGKRFSRSSHLKVHQSVHTGERPFTCSDCGKGFTHSSYLRRHLVVHSGERRFSCSDCGKGFNRSYDLQKHQQLHTGERPFTCSVCEKGFTRPFDLQRHQRVHTGERPFTCSVCGKGFTFSSHLKTHQSVHSGERPFSCSDCGKTFTQSSNLQRHQRVHSGERPFTCSVCGKGFARSSNLLRHQRVHTG, from the coding sequence ATGGCagatcagcgagttcacactggggaggggccattcacctgctcagactgtgggaagggattcagtaaatcatctcacctactgaaacaccaatcagttcacactggggagaagccgttcacctgctcagactgtgggaagggatacaCTCGGTCCTTTCAGCTGAAGGCACATCGgagacttcacactggggagagaccatacatctgttttttgtgtgggaaggggttcactcagTTATCTAACCTAAAAGCACACGAGTCAGTTCACATTGGGGAACGGCccttcatctgctcagactgtgggaagcgattcagtcgatcatctcatctgaaggtacatcagagtgttcacactggggagaggccgttcacctgctcagactgtgggaagggatttactcattCATCCTACCTGCGGAGACACCTGGtagttcactctggggagaggcGATTCTCCTGCtccgactgtgggaagggattcaatcgaTCATACGACCTACAGAAGCACCAAcaacttcacactggggagaggccgttcacctgctcagtctgtgagaagggattcacgcGGCCATTCGACCTAcaaagacaccagcgagttcacactggggagaggccgttcacctgctcagtctgcgggaaaggattcactttctCATCTCACCTaaagacacaccagtcagttcactccggggaaaggccattcagctgctcagactgtgggaagacattcactcagtcatctaacctacagagacaccagcgagttcacagtggggagcggccgttcacctgctcagtctgtgggaagggattcgcgcGGTCATCTAATCTActcagacaccagcgagttcacactgggtag